The following are from one region of the Myotis daubentonii chromosome 2, mMyoDau2.1, whole genome shotgun sequence genome:
- the MED4 gene encoding mediator of RNA polymerase II transcription subunit 4 isoform X2 has product MLAISRNQKLLQAGEENQVLELLIHRDGEFQELMKLALNQGKIHHEMQVLEKEVEKRDSDIQQLQKQLKEAEQILATAVYQAKEKLKSIDKARKGAISSEEIIKYAHRISASNAVCAPLTWVPGDPRRPYPTDLEMRSGLLGQMNNPSTNGVNGHLPGDALAAGRLPDVLAPQYPWQSNDMAMNMLPPNHSNDFLLEPPGHNKENEDDVEVMSTDSSSSSSDSD; this is encoded by the exons ATGCTGGCAATTTCAAGAAACCAAAAGTTGTTACAGGCTGGAGAAGAAAACCAG GTGCTGGAGTTATTAATTCACAGAGATGGGGAATTTCAGGAACTAATGAAATTGGCACTTAATCAGGGAAAAATTCACCATGAAATGcaagttttagaaaaagaagttGAGAAGAGAGACAGTGATATTCAGCAGTTACAAAAACAGCTAAAGGAAGCTGAACAAATACTG GCAACAGCTGTTTAccaagcaaaagaaaaactgaaatcaATAGATAAGGCAAGAAAAG GTGCTATCTCCTCTGAAGAAATAATTAAGTATGCACATAGGATTAGTGCAAGTAATGCTGTGTGTGCCCCACTGACCTGGGTTCCAG ggGACCCACGGAGACCATACCCAACGGATTTAGAGATGAGAAgtggattattgggtcaaatgaaCAATCCTTCCACTAATGGTGTGAATGGTCATTTACCTGGAGATGCACTTGCGGCAGGCAGATTGCCAG aTGTCCTTGCTCCACAGTATCCCTGGCAATCAAATGATATGGCAATGAATATGTTACCACCAAATCACAGTAATGACTTTTTGTTGGAACCTCCAGGgcataataaagaaaatgaagatgatGTAGAGGTTATGTCAACAGACTCCTCAAGCAGTAGTAGTGACTCTGATTAA